One segment of Solanum stenotomum isolate F172 chromosome 1, ASM1918654v1, whole genome shotgun sequence DNA contains the following:
- the LOC125853403 gene encoding L-ascorbate oxidase homolog, translating to MRSENGRRWCWIALLLALCMEGVVVAEDPYRYFDWRITYGDIYPLGVRQQGILINGQFPGPDIHSVTNDNLIINVHNDLPDPFLLTWNGVQQRKNSFEDGVYGTTCPIPPGQNFTYIMQVKDQIGSFFYFPSLQFHKAAGGFGGIRILSRPRIPVPFPEPAGDFTILIGDWYKTDHKVLQTILDRGKRLTFPDGIQINGLGRDGAKFTVEPGKTYRLRISNVGLQNSLNFRIQGHKMTLVEVEGTHTIQTTLSSLDVHVGQSYSVLVTADQTAQDYYIAVSSRFTTQILNSTAILHYSNSRKTVSGLPPPGPTTDISWSLNQARSIRTNLTASGPRPNPQGSYHYGQINVTRTIRLANHAGLVDKKQRYAVNGVSFIPADTPLKLADYYNIDGVFKVGSIQDKPAGRNIHLDTAVMGADYRVFVEIVFENRENIVQSWHLDGYSFFVVGMDVGRWSPASKNQYNLIDAVSRCTTQVYPRSWTAIYVPLDNVGMWNLRSQFWARQYLGQQFYLRVYTPVKSFRDEYPIPKNALHCGRAKG from the exons ATGAGGTCGGAAAATGGAAGAAGGTGGTGTTGGATTGCGCTACTACTGGCGCTGTGCATGGAAGGTGTAGTAGTTGCAGAGGATCCTTACAGATACTTCGACTGGAGAATCACTTACGGCGACATATATCCTCTTGGTGTCCGCCAacag GGAATTCTGATAAATGGGCAATTTCCGGGTCCTGATATACACAGCGTTACAAATGACAACCTCATCATCAACGTCCATAATGACTTGCCTGACCCTTTTCTTCTCACCTG GAATGGAGtccaacaaagaaaaaattcatTTGAAGATGGTGTATATGGAACAACATGTCCCATCCCTCCAGGACAAAATTTCACATACATAATGCAGGTGAAAGATCAAATTGGAAGTTTCTTCTATTTCCCATCACTCCAATTCCACAAAGCTGCTGGTGGATTTGGAGGAATTAGGATTCTCAGTAGACCAAGAATTCCAGTCCCTTTTCCTGAACCTGCTGGAGATTTCACTATTCTTATTGGAGATTGGTACAAAACTGATCACAAG GTATTACAAACAATTTTAGATCGTGGAAAGAGGCTTACATTCCCTGATGGCATTCAGATCAATGGCCTTGGTCGTGATGGTGCAAAATTCACTGTTGAACCAG GGAAAACATACAGGTTAAGAATATCCAATGTGGGACTTCAAAATTCACTCAACTTTCGAATTCAGGGACACAAAATGACGTTGGTTGAAGTTGAGGGAACTCACACAATTCAAACTACATTGTCTTCTCTTGATGTACATGTTGGCCAGTCCTACTCAGTGTTAGTCACTGCAGATCAGACTGCTCAAGATTACTACATAGCTGTTTCCAGCCGCTTCACCACTCAAATTCTCAATTCTACAGCCATTCTTCACTACAGCAACTCGAGAAAAACTGTTTCTGGACTACCTCCTCCAGGGCCAACCACTGATATTTCTTGGTCCCTAAATCAGGCGCGTTCTATCAG GACTAATCTTACAGCCAGTGGGCCAAGACCAAACCCTCAAGGCTCCTACCATTATGGTCAGATCAATGTCACGAGAACAATAAGACTAGCCAATCATGCTGGCTTAGTTGATAAAAAACAGAGATATGCAGTTAATGGTGTATCCTTCATCCCAGCTGATACGCCGCTTAAGTTAGCAGACTATTACAATATCGATGGAGTGTTCAAAGTTGGTAGCATCCAGGATAAGCCTGCAGGTCGAAATATTCACCTTGACACAGCAGTTATGGGAGCAGACTACAGAGTATTTGTAGAGATTGTATTTGAGAACAGAGAGAACATTGTCCAAAGTTGGCATCTTGATGGATACTCTTTCTTCGTCGTCGG GATGGATGTAGGCAGATGGAGTCCTGCAAGTAAAAACCAATACAACCTTATAGACGCAGTTTCACGCTGTACCACACAG GTTTATCCAAGATCATGGACGGCAATATATGTGCCCCTGGACAATGTAGGAATGTGGAACCTGAGGAGTCAATTCTGGGCAAGGCAGTACCTTGGCCAACAATTTTATTTGCGAGTTTATACACCAGTTAAATCATTCCGTGATGAATATCCTATTCCAAAGAATGCTTTGCACTGTGGTAGGGCCAAGGGTTGA
- the LOC125845875 gene encoding GDSL esterase/lipase At5g55050-like, translated as MEKMCPFSLLILLALLISVPNLVNADTQRPTPPPIFILGDSTADVGTNSYIPDCKAAANFPHNGIDFVNSRPTGRFSNGLNSADHLARLFGYNSSPPPFLFLHSLKYGLQLGIYRGVNFASGGSGLLDDTGLQLNVLNLSQQINQFVTVREKLIASLGHESTKALLAKSLFCISTGSNDIFVYFKTRSTLPKEEFINHLMEVYENHIKTLYSLGARKFGIISVPPVGCCPANRLLNGTRCFEPMNDFARCFHSALDKLMCNLTSELHGMKYALGDTYKMTIDVIDNPHPFNFKNVDTACCGHGALKAEGICNATASLCSDRRQYIFWDLFHPTDAAARLAANTLYGGPTLYVSPINFAQLAAEK; from the exons ATGGAAAAGATGTGTCCTTTctctcttcttattcttctgGCTCTATTAATATCTGTCCCCAACTTAGTCAATGCTGATACACAGCGCCCAACCCCACCACCTATTTTCATACTAGGGGATTCAACAGCAGATGTTGGAACTAATTCTTACATCCCTGACTGCAAAGCAGCAGCTAACTTTCCTCATAATGGCATTGATTTTGTCAACTCAAGGCCAACTGGAAGGTTCAGTAATGGACTCAACAGTGCTGATCATCTTG CAAGGCTTTTTGGATACAATAGTAGCCCGCCCCCTTTTCTATTTCTTCACAGCCTGAAATACGGTCTTCAATTGGGTATATATCGAGGTGTAAACTTCGCCTCAGGAGGTTCTGGTCTCCTTGATGACACTGGCTTACAGCTG AATGTCCTTAACTTGTCACAGCAGATCAATCAATTTGTCACTGTGCGCGAAAAATTGATTGCTTCACTTGGTCATGAATCAACAAAAGCATTGCTCGCAAAATCATTGTTCTGTATCAGTACCGGGAGCAATGACATCTTTGTTTATTTCAAGACCAGGAGTACATTGCCTAAAGAAGAGTTTATCAATCATCTCATGGAAGTGTATGAGAACCACATAAAG ACTTTGTACAGCCTCGGAGCACGGAAGTTTGGCATCATAAGTGTGCCACCAGTAGGTTGTTGTCCAGCCAACAGACTTCTGAATGGGACAAGGTGTTTCGAGCCCATGAATGATTTTGCCAGATGTTTCCATTCAGCTCTTGACAAGCTAATGTGCAACCTAACCTCAGAGCTACACGGGATGAAATATGCGCTTGGGGACACATACAAAATGACCATTGACGTTATAGATAATCCACATCCCTTCA ACTTCAAAAATGTGGACACAGCCTGCTGTGGACATGGAGCACTAAAAGCCGAAGGAATTTGTAATGCAACAGCTAGTCTCTGTTCAGATCGCAGACAGTACATATTCTGGGACTTATTCCACCCTACAGACGCTGCTGCACGGTTGGCAGCTAACACACTTTACGGTGGTCCAACACTCTATGTTTCTCCAATTAACTTTGCTCAGCTGGCTGCAGAAAAATAG
- the LOC125869289 gene encoding lysine histidine transporter-like 8 has translation MAGVEDQVSSLPNSLPITPRTAPMFHHDDQFGSVPITPRTASVAQTPSILSLPITPRTARTPSIVSLPPSQFHSPSLSRSPLLLTGDHATNKPVKTPRSRGLTPRFITPLGSPLRKALKMTRLDPQDAWLPITESRNGNAFYAAFHTLCSGIGIQALVLPVAFTILGWAWGIIGLTVAFVWQLYTLYLMVQLHENHETGLRYSRYLQLACATFGENLGKLSSAFPLGYLSAGTCCALIIIGGSTAKLLYETLCGATCSNPKPLTVVEWYLVFTCVAVVLAQLPNLNSIAGISLIGALTAVGYCTALWTVSVAEGRLPNVSYEPVRKGSQVNKIFDLLNAFGIIAFAFRGHNLILEIQATMPSSEKHPSRVPMWRGVQFAYLLIAMCLFPLAIGGYWAYGHLIPANGSVLTALFAFHSQDVSRSVLALISIFVIINAVSSFQLYGMPMFDDMESAYTTRCKKACPWWLRSIFRAIFGFVCFFIAVALPFLGSFTGLIGGIALPITFAHPCFMWLKVKKPKKYSLSWWVNWGLGLLGMGLSVILIAAGLYVVIDTGVKISFFNPQ, from the exons atgGCTGGTGTTGAAGATCAAGTTAGTTCTTTACCCAACTCGTTACCGATAACGCCACGAACAGCTCCAATGTTTCATCATGATGATCAATTCGGCTCTGTACCCATAACTCCACGAACGGCGTCTGTAGCACAAACACCGTCTATACTATCATTACCCATAACTCCACGGACGGCTCGAACGCCGTCGATAGTATCGTTACCTCCTTCACAGTTTCACTCGCCATCTCTTTCTCGATCTCCGTTACTTCTCACGGGAGATCATGCTACAAATAAACCCGTTAAAACTCCAAGGTCACGTGGATTAACCCCGCGTTTCATCACTCCTTTGGGTAGTCCTCTTAGAAAGGCCCTTAAAATGACAAGATTGGATCCACAAGACGCGTGGTTACCAATCACCGAGTCCAGAAATGGAAACGCATTCTACGctgcctttcatactctttgTTCTGGGATTGGTATTCAAGCTCTTGTTCTGCCTGTTGCTTTTACCATACTTGgctg GGCTTGGGGTATTATTGGCTTAACGGTAGCATTTGTATGGCAGCTCTACACTCTTTATTTAATGGTTCAACTTCATGAAAATCATGAAACAGGACTACGTTACAGTAGATACTTGCAACTGGCATGCGCAACTTTTG GTGAGAACTTAGGGAAACTAAGCTCAGCGTTTCCACTGGGTTATCTGTCAGCGGGGACATGTTGCGCGTTGATTATTATAGGCGGCTCAACAGCGAAGCTATTATATGAGACTTTATGTGGGGCAACATGTAGTAATCCGAAGCCATTGACTGTTGTTGAATGGTACTTGGTGTTTACATGTGTGGCAGTGGTTTTAGCTCAGTTGCCAAATTTGAATTCAATAGCTGGAATATCTCTAATTGGTGCTCTTACAGCCGTTGGATATTGTACAGCACTATGGACGGTTTCAGTTGCTGAGGGTAGGCTACCTAATGTCTCTTATGAACCTGTCCGAAAGGGAAGCCAAGTTAATAAGATATTTGATCTTCTTAATGCTTTTGGCATTATTGCTTTTGCTTTCAGAGGCCACAATCTCATACTTGAGATTCAG GCGACAATGCCTTCGAGTGAGAAGCACCCATCGCGAGTGCCTATGTGGAGGGGTGTGCAATTCGCATATCTACTCATAGCAATGTGCCTATTCCCTCTTGCAATTGGTGGCTACTGGGCTTATGGTCATTTG ATTCCAGCAAACGGGAGTGTATTAACGGCATTATTTGCATTCCATAGTCAAGATGTTTCGCGATCTGTGTTAGCTTTAATAAGTATTTTTGTGATAATAAATGCGGTGAGCTCATTCCAACTGTACGGAATGCCAATGTTTGACGATATGGAATCAGCTTACACAACAAGGTGCAAAAAAGCATGCCCGTGGTGGCTCCGTTCGATATTCAGGGCAATCTTCGGGTTCGTGTGCTTCTTCATTGCGGTGGCTCTTCCATTTTTGGGTAGCTTTACTGGGCTTATTGGAGGAATTGCTCTGCCTATTACATTTGCTCATCCATGTTTTATGTGGCTTAAAGTGAAGAAGCCCAAAAAGTACTCTCTAAGTTGGTGGGTAAATTGGGGACTTGGGCTTTTGGGAATGGGCTTAAGTGTGATTTTGATTGCTGCTGGTTTGTATGTGGTTATTGACACTGGTGTTAAAATTAGCTTCTTCAATCCTCAGTAA
- the LOC125869298 gene encoding phosphoprotein ECPP44-like, protein MGKKEEDRGHHNDTVNVEEKQSLMEALHRTHSNSSSSSDDEEVEEGSTREKKKKKKGLKDKTKEKISGDHDQQKSEFIPMDNCPAPHEED, encoded by the exons atgggaaaaaaagaagaagacaggGGTCACCACAATGACACTGTCAATGTGGAGGAGAAGCAGAGTCTCATGGAAGCACTTCATCGCACTCACAGCAATTCTAGCTCG TCAAGCGATGATGAGGAAGTAGAAGAGGGCAGTACtagggagaagaagaagaagaagaagggactTAAAGATAAGACGAAAGAAAAGATATCCGGTGATCATGATCAGCAAAAAAGCGAATTCATTCCCATGGATAACTGCCCTGCTCCACACGAAGAAGACTAG